From one Triticum aestivum cultivar Chinese Spring chromosome 4B, IWGSC CS RefSeq v2.1, whole genome shotgun sequence genomic stretch:
- the LOC123090453 gene encoding protein TRACHEARY ELEMENT DIFFERENTIATION-RELATED 7A codes for MAPSLQAVADARIAHFGPNIDPPHCLSPLPCFPRAAPVSPPRCCPPSTHRPPRPPPPPPPHTPAPAPAHRSPPPPPQAWGALSWPSHRRRSPSPFARVELSGHLRRPPSLRRRTDPPSLPAPARTGPAAPGPAAPHLRLAAAGSAAQLPPPPPPLSRQHGPRLPDLKQPHRVAAQHSTTTALIRRSQLARHQRHRSPAAAYITARVNGCNPCRSNHEMCDAQHRCGWTMVLCNISDDEPLRETIKGPLGFQDKK; via the exons ATGGCGCCGAG TTTACAAGCGGTCGCAG ACGCGCGCATAGCTCATTTTGGCCCAAATATTGACCCTCCCCACTGTCTCTCCCCCCTCCCCTGTTTTCCCCGCGCCGCCCCTGTCTCTCCCCCGCGCTGCTGCCCACCCTCGACCCACCGTccgcctcgcccccccccccccccccccccccacacccccgCCCCAGCGCCGGCGCACAGAtcccccccgccccctccccaaGCATGGGGAGCCCTGAGCTGGCCCTCCCATCGGCGCCGCAGCCCATCCCCGTTCGCTAGGGTTGAGCTCTCCGGCCATCTCCGCCGCCCGCCCTCCCTCCGCCGGCGCACAGATCCGCCCTCCCTCCCAGCGCCGGCACGtacag GTCCGGCTGCTCCAGGTCCGGCTGCTCCTCATCTCCGCCTCGCCGCGGCCGGCAGCGCAGCGCAgctcccgccgcctcctcccccgctCTCCCGTCAGCACGGTCCACGGCTCCCGGATCTGAAGCAGCCGCACCGTGTTGCCGCACAGCACAGCACAACAACAG CCCTCATTCGCAGGTCGCAGCTAGCTAGGCATCAGCGGCACCGGTCACCGGCGGCAGCGTACATCACCGCGCGCGTCAACGGATGCA ATCCCTGTAGGAGCAATCATGAGATGTGTGACGCTCAGCATAGGTGCGGCTGGACCATGGTTCTATGCAATATTTCTGATGATGAACCTTTGAGAGAAACTATCAAAGGACCATTGGGATTTCAGGATAAGAAATGA